The following are encoded together in the Humulus lupulus chromosome 5, drHumLupu1.1, whole genome shotgun sequence genome:
- the LOC133834058 gene encoding protein LURP-one-related 4-like, with the protein MAYKVYPQAPSLSPYLTPEREKFTIWMKSLVYQTNGCTVYNSNGQIVFRVDNYEKKCSSEVHLMDLKGKVLFTIRKKKLQAFGGLWNGYRCNSINEEEPWFRVTRQYRKMLMGDLACHISVGCDDKYRIVRIAGKAIGFRILNLDGKIVAEAKQKQSSSGVVLGDDVLSLEVAPCEDHSLIMALVMVYGLIHRKM; encoded by the exons ATGGCTTATAAGGTGTATCCTCAAGCTCCTTCTTTGTCTCCCTACTTGACTCCAGAAAGAGAAAAATTCACCATATGGATGAAATCTCTTGTGTACCAAACCAATGGTTGCACAGTTTATAACTCCAATGGACAAATTGTGTTCAGAGTTGATAATTATGAGAAGAAATGCAGTAGTGAAGTCCATCTAATGGATCTCAAAGGCAAAGTTCTCTTCACCATTAGAAAAAAG AAACTACAAGCTTTTGGTGGATTATGGAATGGTTACAGATGCAATAGTATTAATGAAGAAGAACCATGGTTTAGAGTTACAAGACAATATCGTAAAATGCTTATGGGAGATTTGGCTTGCCATATAAGTGTCGGTTGTGATGATAAGTATAGAATAGTGAGAATAGCAGGCAAAGCTATAGGCTTCAGAATACTCAACCTTGATGGAAAGATTGTTGCGGAG GCTAAGCAAAAACAGTCATCTTCTGGGGTTGTGCTTGGAGATGATGTATTGTCTCTGGAAGTTGCTCCTTGTGAAGATCATTCTCTGATAATGGCCCTTGTCATGGTCTATGGATTAATCCATCGAAAAATgtag